Below is a window of Desulfosoma caldarium DNA.
CATTTACAACATCGACACGCCGGGCACCATCGGTGCCATTGGTACTTGCCTGGGACGGCACAACATCAACATTTCCATGATGGACGTGGGGCAGGTGTTGGAACGTGGTCAAAACATCATTCTGTTGCGCACAGACACGCCGGTGACGCCCGATGTGGTCAAGGAACTGCTGTCCTTGGAAAATGTCAATATCGTGCAGATTCTCGAGCTGTAACGTGAGAAACTTCATGAGCGACCATGATCGTGAGCCGTGTGACGGAGGGCCTATGGAGGAGCAGGAAAAGAAGGGCTTTGTCGTTCGAGATCGGCGAAAGATCGTGTTGGACGAAGTAGAAGGGCGAGGGAACGTGGAAGCCGCCGCGGCAGCCGAGCGGCAGGAGCCGAAAGAGCCCACGGGGGAGCCATCCGTGCAGGAGAAGGCCAAGGCCGACGCCGACCAGGCCGCTCGAAAGGCTCGATCCGGTGCCACGTACCCTCAGGTGACCTTTTCCACTTTTGTCTTTTCGTTGAGTTCTTCCGCGCTGGTGCATTTGGGGGAAGTACCCGACCCTTCGACCCAAAAGGTAGAAAAAGACCTTCCCCTGGCCAAGCAGATTATCGATACGCTGGCGATGCTCCAAGAAAAGACCAAGGGAAACCTGGACAAGGACGAAGAGCAGCTGCTGCAGACGGTGCTTTATGATCTGCGGCTGCGCTTTGTCAAACAAAGTCATTCGTAGTTTCAGTGGGGGTACGGAAACGTTCGTCCACAGGGGCCTCGGGAGTGGCGGCAAGGCCCCTGCGCATGTGAAGCGGTGAGGGCGCGGTTTCGACGACCGGGGTGTCAATGGCCGAGGTTTCTGTCAAAGCGGCCCAAAGCGTCGAAATAGTATGGTGCCGCGGGGTGCTTTTAGAGCGAAAGCCCACAAGGGCCTTCTCGAGCAAGCGGGGACGAGGCCCTACGAAAACCCTTCAAACCGTCACTCCCAAGCATGCGAGAGCCTAATGGGGCATCAGATACCGCCACGAACCTTTTTCCCGTAACTCCCGCGGACGTGGAACCTCGAGAACGTCTTGTTCAGGGATTTTCAGGTCTAGAGATGGCATTCCCGTGCCAGCGGAAGCCTATATCCACGGGACTGTCTACCCCCTCCACGGCTGCGCACGGACAACCCAACCCCCCTCGGGAAAGACGGAAGACGCGCAATGGCGCCAATTGGCCATGATCGGA
It encodes the following:
- a CDS encoding DUF1844 domain-containing protein, which encodes MEEQEKKGFVVRDRRKIVLDEVEGRGNVEAAAAAERQEPKEPTGEPSVQEKAKADADQAARKARSGATYPQVTFSTFVFSLSSSALVHLGEVPDPSTQKVEKDLPLAKQIIDTLAMLQEKTKGNLDKDEEQLLQTVLYDLRLRFVKQSHS